The Perca flavescens isolate YP-PL-M2 chromosome 23, PFLA_1.0, whole genome shotgun sequence genome has a window encoding:
- the LOC114549884 gene encoding proline-rich protein 5-like isoform X1, with amino-acid sequence MEREGSLRRSLHSKLKLGSNSSSSLTDLSQAKSQGGGGGDKGGTTGGLAEECSRDRGTQQRRAGTNATWNSIHNAVISVFQRKDLGENELYALNEGVRQLLKTELGSFFTEYLQNQLLTKGMVILRNKIRFYEGQKLLDSLADTWDFFFCDVLSMLQAIFYPVQGKEPSVRQLALLHFRNIITLNLKLDEALSRPRARVPPSIIQMLLILQGVHESKGVTDDYLRLESLIQKVVSPYLGTHGLYSRDGSSNSNCSSCLLEKRLQRSWSSKPSSSPVPKNPVVRSKSYNVPMLTPVVEYDVENSTGGGTGIRRHSVSEVTSCLEESSSLDESTTTVTNNTSTPSLANPSPASTVSAALSDTVNSSQDPGPRVADIPAGPHPLQPQNHSSCILLEPSPGHNTHCTGSLVSDSPASSTLLAQDTSSSPSLSSSPEVMMDSVPEFLDSEPEHDGIFLDFSGCHSGGSDPQQRQQQA; translated from the exons ATGGAACGAGAGGGCTCGTTGAGGAG AAGTCTCCACAGCAAGCTGAAGTTGGGCAGCAACTCGTCCTCCAGTCTGACCGACCTCTCGCAGGCAAAGTcccaaggaggaggaggaggggataaGGGAGGAACAACTGGAGGACTGGCTGAGGAGTGCAGCAGGGACAGAGGGACCCAGCAGAGGAGGGCTGGGACCAACGCCACCTGGAACAG CATCCACAACGCAGTGATATCAGTTTTCCAGAGGAAGGATCTGGGGGAAAATGAACTCTACGCTTTGAATGAAGGTGTCAG GCAGCTGCTGAAGACGGAGCTGGGCTCCTTCTTCACTGAGTACCTTCAGAACCAGCTGCTCACTAAAGGCATGGTGATACTGAGAAACAAGATCCGCTTCTATGAgg GTCAGAAGTTGCTGGACTCCCTGGCTGACACATGGGACTTCTTCTTCTGTGATGTTCTGTCCATGCTGCAGGCCATCTTCTATCCtgtacag ggCAAGGAGCCATCAGTGCGTCAGTTAGCTCTCCTCCACTTCAGGAACATCATCACCCTCAACCTGAAACTGGACGAGGCTCTGTCTCGACCTCGAGCCAGAGTTCCCCCTTCTATCATACAGATGCTGCTAATTCTAcag GGAGTCCATGAATCTAAAGGTGTAACTGACGACTACCTTCGTCTGGAGTCTCTTATCCAGAAGGTGGTCTCTCCCTACCTCGGGACTCATGGGTTATATTCCAGAGATGGATCTTCCAATTCGAACTGCTCTTCCTGCCTATTAG aaAAGCGTTTGCAGCGGTCCTGGTCATCCAAACCAAGCAGCTCGCCCGTCCCCAAGAACCCAGTGGTACGCTCTAAGAGCTACAACGTTCCCATGCTGACCCCGGTGGTGGAGTATGACGTTGAAAACTCCACAGGAGGCGGCACAGGTATCAGACGACACTCTGTCTCCGAGGTGACTTCCTGCTTGGAGGAGAGCAGCTCTTTGGATGAGTCCACGACCACTGTCACCAACAACACCAGCACACCCAGCCTCGCCAACCCCTCTCCAGCTTCCACAGTCTCTGCTGCACTTTCAG ACACTGTGAACTCCAGCCAGGACCCCGGGCCCCGAGTCGCTGACATCCCTGCAGGTCCCCACCCTCTCCAGCCACAGAATCACTCCTCCTGCATCCTCCTAGAGCCTTCCCCAGGCCACAACACACACTGCACAGGCTCGCTAGTGTCGGACTCCCCCGCATCCTCTACACTGCTGGCTCAAGACACGAGCTCCAGTCCCAGTCTTTCGTCCAGTCCGGAGGTCATGATGGACAGCGTCCCGGAGTTTTTGGACTCCGAGCCGGAGCACGACGGCATCTTCCTTGACTTCTCAGGATGCCATTCTGGAGGGTCAGACCCACAGCAGAGACAACAGCAGGCATAG
- the LOC114549884 gene encoding proline-rich protein 5-like isoform X2 has product MEREGSLRSLHSKLKLGSNSSSSLTDLSQAKSQGGGGGDKGGTTGGLAEECSRDRGTQQRRAGTNATWNSIHNAVISVFQRKDLGENELYALNEGVRQLLKTELGSFFTEYLQNQLLTKGMVILRNKIRFYEGQKLLDSLADTWDFFFCDVLSMLQAIFYPVQGKEPSVRQLALLHFRNIITLNLKLDEALSRPRARVPPSIIQMLLILQGVHESKGVTDDYLRLESLIQKVVSPYLGTHGLYSRDGSSNSNCSSCLLEKRLQRSWSSKPSSSPVPKNPVVRSKSYNVPMLTPVVEYDVENSTGGGTGIRRHSVSEVTSCLEESSSLDESTTTVTNNTSTPSLANPSPASTVSAALSDTVNSSQDPGPRVADIPAGPHPLQPQNHSSCILLEPSPGHNTHCTGSLVSDSPASSTLLAQDTSSSPSLSSSPEVMMDSVPEFLDSEPEHDGIFLDFSGCHSGGSDPQQRQQQA; this is encoded by the exons ATGGAACGAGAGGGCTCGTTGAGGAG TCTCCACAGCAAGCTGAAGTTGGGCAGCAACTCGTCCTCCAGTCTGACCGACCTCTCGCAGGCAAAGTcccaaggaggaggaggaggggataaGGGAGGAACAACTGGAGGACTGGCTGAGGAGTGCAGCAGGGACAGAGGGACCCAGCAGAGGAGGGCTGGGACCAACGCCACCTGGAACAG CATCCACAACGCAGTGATATCAGTTTTCCAGAGGAAGGATCTGGGGGAAAATGAACTCTACGCTTTGAATGAAGGTGTCAG GCAGCTGCTGAAGACGGAGCTGGGCTCCTTCTTCACTGAGTACCTTCAGAACCAGCTGCTCACTAAAGGCATGGTGATACTGAGAAACAAGATCCGCTTCTATGAgg GTCAGAAGTTGCTGGACTCCCTGGCTGACACATGGGACTTCTTCTTCTGTGATGTTCTGTCCATGCTGCAGGCCATCTTCTATCCtgtacag ggCAAGGAGCCATCAGTGCGTCAGTTAGCTCTCCTCCACTTCAGGAACATCATCACCCTCAACCTGAAACTGGACGAGGCTCTGTCTCGACCTCGAGCCAGAGTTCCCCCTTCTATCATACAGATGCTGCTAATTCTAcag GGAGTCCATGAATCTAAAGGTGTAACTGACGACTACCTTCGTCTGGAGTCTCTTATCCAGAAGGTGGTCTCTCCCTACCTCGGGACTCATGGGTTATATTCCAGAGATGGATCTTCCAATTCGAACTGCTCTTCCTGCCTATTAG aaAAGCGTTTGCAGCGGTCCTGGTCATCCAAACCAAGCAGCTCGCCCGTCCCCAAGAACCCAGTGGTACGCTCTAAGAGCTACAACGTTCCCATGCTGACCCCGGTGGTGGAGTATGACGTTGAAAACTCCACAGGAGGCGGCACAGGTATCAGACGACACTCTGTCTCCGAGGTGACTTCCTGCTTGGAGGAGAGCAGCTCTTTGGATGAGTCCACGACCACTGTCACCAACAACACCAGCACACCCAGCCTCGCCAACCCCTCTCCAGCTTCCACAGTCTCTGCTGCACTTTCAG ACACTGTGAACTCCAGCCAGGACCCCGGGCCCCGAGTCGCTGACATCCCTGCAGGTCCCCACCCTCTCCAGCCACAGAATCACTCCTCCTGCATCCTCCTAGAGCCTTCCCCAGGCCACAACACACACTGCACAGGCTCGCTAGTGTCGGACTCCCCCGCATCCTCTACACTGCTGGCTCAAGACACGAGCTCCAGTCCCAGTCTTTCGTCCAGTCCGGAGGTCATGATGGACAGCGTCCCGGAGTTTTTGGACTCCGAGCCGGAGCACGACGGCATCTTCCTTGACTTCTCAGGATGCCATTCTGGAGGGTCAGACCCACAGCAGAGACAACAGCAGGCATAG